Proteins co-encoded in one Juglans regia cultivar Chandler chromosome 16, Walnut 2.0, whole genome shotgun sequence genomic window:
- the LOC108995736 gene encoding serine/threonine-protein kinase PEPKR2-like isoform X2 produces the protein MQYSSGAHGIYDVLRFFSNLMCIMEALGKKRKGLEILQLSRNSLKQLTIWSHLSLESSSRHKKKCKEDDIKEVSSSKNVFQGIVTAPPCRSTCQPARGLKRKIGCIDAATQMGRKKKIDQDYELGEIIGKGKFGSVTLCRNKVSGEQFACKTLRKGEELVYQEVEIMQHLSGHPGIVTLRAVYEDAESFYLVMEFCSGGRLLDQMAREGNYSEHRAANILKELVLVIKYCHEMGVIHRDIKPENILLTSSGRMKLADFGLAARVSNGQSLAGVVGSPAYVAPEVLIGDYSEKVDIWSAGVLLHALLVGMLPFQGDSVEAIFQAIKKVNLDFETGVWESVSQPARNLIAGMLTRDVSARLTADEVLKQILETSTFKSKTRNRVKLTSKQLTAITGVESERNKTIAGSFLSDDSCLNSSSDSSSRRSEEQECGLVDALAVAISRVRISEPKRSRLCSPTSPIRQQCSSNMKLNNLCTAF, from the exons ATGCAATATTCTTCAGGTGCTCATGGCATCTACGATGTTTTACGATTTTTTTCTAACTTAATGTGTATCATGGAGGCACTTGGGAAGAAAAGGAAGGGATTGGAAATTTTGCAGTTAAGTCGCAATTCTTTGAAACAATTAACCATTTGGTCTCACTTGTCATTGGAAAGCAGCTCAAGGCACAAAAAGAAGTGTAAGGAAGACGATATTAAAGAAGTTAGTTCCAGTAAAAATGTATTTCAAGGAATAGTTACTGCTCCACCTTGCAGGAGCACCTGCCAACCTGCAAGGGGTCTTAAGAGAAAAATTGGGTGTATTGATGCTGCGACACAAATGGgtaggaagaagaagattgatCAGGATTATGAGTTGGGTGAGATAATTGGGAAAGGGAAGTTTGGGTCAGTGACGTTGTGTCGGAATAAAGTGAGTGGAGAGCAGTTTGCGTGCAAGACATTGCGGAAGGGTGAGGAGCTTGTATATCAGGAGGTGGAGATAATGCAGCATCTCTCTGGTCATCCTGGCATTGTAACGCTAAGGGCAGTGTATGAAGATGCAGAATCATTCTATCTTGTGATGGAGTTCTGTTCTGGAGGACGGTTGCTTGATCAGATGGCTAGGGAAGGCAATTATTCAGAGCATCGAGCTGCGAATATACTGAAGGAACTGGTTTTGGTCATCAAGTATTGCCATGAGATGGGAGTTATTCATCGTGACATAAAACCTGAGAACATCCTGCTTACAAGTTCAGGACGGATGAAGCTTGCAGACTTTGGCTTAGCTGCAAGGGTGTCTAATG GTCAGAGCCTGGCAGGTGTGGTTGGCAGCCCTGCTTATGTTGCTCCCGAAGTCTTGATTGGTGATTACTCAGAAAAGGTTGATATCTGGAGTGCCGGTGTCCTCCTTCACGCACTTTTGGTTGGCATGCTTCCATTTCAGGGTGATTCAGTGGAGGCAATTTTTCAGGCTATCAAGAAGGTGAACCTTGACTTTGAGACTGGAGTATGGGAATCAGTCTCTCAACCTGCCCGAAATCTGATTGCTGGTATGCTGACAAGGGATGTTTCAGCAAGGCTAACTGCTGACGAAGTATTAA AACAAATATTGGAGACTTCAACATTCAAGTCAAAAACGAGAAACCGTGTAAAACTGACTTCCAAACAACTGACTGCTATAACTGGGGTGGAGTCAGAGAGAAACAAGACAATTGCCGGCAGCTTTCTCAGTGATGACTCTTGCCTAAATTCATCGTCGGATAGTTCGAGTAGGAGGTCAGAAGAGCAGGAATGTGGATTGGTTGATGCCCTTGCAGTGGCCATTTCACGTGTGAGGATATCTGAACCAAAGAGAAGTAGGCTTTGCAGCCCCACCAGCCCAATCCGACAACAGTGTTCCTCTAACATGAAGCTTAATAATCTCTGTACAGCATTTTGA
- the LOC108995750 gene encoding protein DMR6-LIKE OXYGENASE 2-like gives MTCIKKLAESPGLTSIPSLYTYTTNPKDQEVSEDPEDSIPVIDFSLLTSGTPHQRSQAIEELGKACKDWGFFLLINHGVPERQMEAVIENIREFFDLTEDEKREFEGKNLLDPIRCGTSFNTSLENVFFWRDFLKILINPDDHEFQFPNKPPGFREVSLDYCKRIREVARELLKAISMSLGLEPCYIEKATNLESGLQVFIANLYPPCPQPELAMGLPPHSDHGLLTLVMQNGIGGLQTRHNGNWVNANAIPNSFLVNTADQLEILSNGKYKSNVHRAVVNSKATRISLAIANGPSLETMIRPAPELESKEKAAAYIGMKYKDYVELQQGNQLDGKSCLDRVRAFN, from the exons ATGACATGCATCAAGAAATTAGCCGAATCACCCGGCCTCACTTCTATTCCTTCCCTTTACACTTACACCACAAATCCCAAAGATCAAGAAGTTTCAGAGGACCCAGAAGACTCGATACCCGTCATTGACTTCTCTTTACTCACGTCAGGCACTCCCCATCAACGGTCCCAAGCCATTGAAGAGCTTGGCAAGGCCTGCAAGGACTGGGGCTTCTTCCTG CTGATCAATCATGGCGTACCGGAGAGGCAAATGGAAGCAGTGATAGAGAATATTAGAGAGTTTTTCGATCTGACAGAGGACGAAAAGAGAGAATTCGAGGGGAAGAACTTGTTGGACCCGATCAGGTGCGGAACCAGCTTTAATACATCATTAGAGAATGTTTTCTTCTGGAGGGATTTTCTCAAAATCCTTATAAATCCTGATGATCATGAGTTTCAGTTCCCCAACAAACCTCCTGGATTCAG GGAGGTTTCATTGGATTACTGTAAAAGAATCCGAGAAGTGGCAAGGGAATTACTCAAAGCAATATCAATGAGCTTGGGATTGGAGCCCTGCTACATCGAAAAGGCCACGAATCTGGAATCGGGTTTACAAGTTTTCATTGCAAACCTCTACCCTCCATGTCCACAGCCAGAACTTGCAATGGGTTTGCCACCACATTCGGACCATGGCCTCTTGACTCTCGTCATGCAGAATGGAATTGGTGGACTCCAAACACGGCACAATGGGAATTGGGTCAATGCCAATGCCATTCCCAACTCCTTTCTAGTCAATACTGCCGATCAACTTGAG ATTTTGAGTAATGGGAAGTACAAGAGTAACGTGCATCGAGCAGTGGTGAATAGCAAAGCTACGAGGATATCACTAGCCATTGCGAACGGGCCTTCATTGGAGACGATGATCAGGCCAGCACCTGAGTTGGAAAGCAAGGAGAAGGCAGCAGCATACATTGGGATGAAATACAAAGACTACGTGGAACTTCAACAAGGCAACCAACTTGATGGGAAATCCTGCTTGGATCGTGTTCGAgctttcaattaa
- the LOC108995736 gene encoding serine/threonine-protein kinase PEPKR2-like isoform X1, with protein sequence MQYSSGAHGIYDVLRFFSNLMCIMEALGKKRKGLEILQLSRNSLKQLTIWSHLSLESSSRHKKKCKEDDIKEVSSSKNVFQGIVTAPPCRSTCQPARGLKRKIGCIDAATQMGRKKKIDQDYELGEIIGKGKFGSVTLCRNKVSGEQFACKTLRKGEELVYQEVEIMQHLSGHPGIVTLRAVYEDAESFYLVMEFCSGGRLLDQMAREGNYSEHRAANILKELVLVIKYCHEMGVIHRDIKPENILLTSSGRMKLADFGLAARVSNGQSLAGVVGSPAYVAPEVLIGDYSEKVDIWSAGVLLHALLVGMLPFQGDSVEAIFQAIKKVNLDFETGVWESVSQPARNLIAGMLTRDVSARLTADEVLRHPWLLFYTEQILETSTFKSKTRNRVKLTSKQLTAITGVESERNKTIAGSFLSDDSCLNSSSDSSSRRSEEQECGLVDALAVAISRVRISEPKRSRLCSPTSPIRQQCSSNMKLNNLCTAF encoded by the exons ATGCAATATTCTTCAGGTGCTCATGGCATCTACGATGTTTTACGATTTTTTTCTAACTTAATGTGTATCATGGAGGCACTTGGGAAGAAAAGGAAGGGATTGGAAATTTTGCAGTTAAGTCGCAATTCTTTGAAACAATTAACCATTTGGTCTCACTTGTCATTGGAAAGCAGCTCAAGGCACAAAAAGAAGTGTAAGGAAGACGATATTAAAGAAGTTAGTTCCAGTAAAAATGTATTTCAAGGAATAGTTACTGCTCCACCTTGCAGGAGCACCTGCCAACCTGCAAGGGGTCTTAAGAGAAAAATTGGGTGTATTGATGCTGCGACACAAATGGgtaggaagaagaagattgatCAGGATTATGAGTTGGGTGAGATAATTGGGAAAGGGAAGTTTGGGTCAGTGACGTTGTGTCGGAATAAAGTGAGTGGAGAGCAGTTTGCGTGCAAGACATTGCGGAAGGGTGAGGAGCTTGTATATCAGGAGGTGGAGATAATGCAGCATCTCTCTGGTCATCCTGGCATTGTAACGCTAAGGGCAGTGTATGAAGATGCAGAATCATTCTATCTTGTGATGGAGTTCTGTTCTGGAGGACGGTTGCTTGATCAGATGGCTAGGGAAGGCAATTATTCAGAGCATCGAGCTGCGAATATACTGAAGGAACTGGTTTTGGTCATCAAGTATTGCCATGAGATGGGAGTTATTCATCGTGACATAAAACCTGAGAACATCCTGCTTACAAGTTCAGGACGGATGAAGCTTGCAGACTTTGGCTTAGCTGCAAGGGTGTCTAATG GTCAGAGCCTGGCAGGTGTGGTTGGCAGCCCTGCTTATGTTGCTCCCGAAGTCTTGATTGGTGATTACTCAGAAAAGGTTGATATCTGGAGTGCCGGTGTCCTCCTTCACGCACTTTTGGTTGGCATGCTTCCATTTCAGGGTGATTCAGTGGAGGCAATTTTTCAGGCTATCAAGAAGGTGAACCTTGACTTTGAGACTGGAGTATGGGAATCAGTCTCTCAACCTGCCCGAAATCTGATTGCTGGTATGCTGACAAGGGATGTTTCAGCAAGGCTAACTGCTGACGAAGTATTAA gaCATCCGTGGCTTTTGTTCTATACAGAACAAATATTGGAGACTTCAACATTCAAGTCAAAAACGAGAAACCGTGTAAAACTGACTTCCAAACAACTGACTGCTATAACTGGGGTGGAGTCAGAGAGAAACAAGACAATTGCCGGCAGCTTTCTCAGTGATGACTCTTGCCTAAATTCATCGTCGGATAGTTCGAGTAGGAGGTCAGAAGAGCAGGAATGTGGATTGGTTGATGCCCTTGCAGTGGCCATTTCACGTGTGAGGATATCTGAACCAAAGAGAAGTAGGCTTTGCAGCCCCACCAGCCCAATCCGACAACAGTGTTCCTCTAACATGAAGCTTAATAATCTCTGTACAGCATTTTGA